The following are encoded in a window of Candidatus Hydrogenedens sp. genomic DNA:
- the larC gene encoding nickel pincer cofactor biosynthesis protein LarC — translation MRIAYFDCSSGISGDMLVGAFLDTGVPFDELRSALNSLPLKGYTIAKREVKKNGLRALQFSVEVKEIDGHPHPHRGLAEITEIIHQSKLPEEVKQGALQSFKRLAEVEAEVHGTTPDTIHFHEVGAIDAIVDIVSAHWCWWYLKIQKGYCSVVNTGGGTVTCAHGTLPVPAPATALLLRNYTILTGTCDSELTTPTGAVLLNSFAKPTGEPVPPFNIVNIGTGAGSKDIPNRANVFRLFIGECPEETRSCSEEIWVVETNIDDMSGELIPVAIEELLSAGARDAFIIPTIAKKGRPAYLLTVLCEASLLPAMRQILFEKTSTFGIRYRKEMRTILERKWIPVETPWGKVNVKIGYLGKNIYQISPEFEECHAIAKTYNIPLQEIYHHAITLAQKTLK, via the coding sequence ATGAGGATAGCATACTTTGACTGTTCATCAGGAATTAGCGGTGATATGCTGGTCGGCGCATTTCTGGATACAGGTGTACCATTTGATGAACTTCGTTCTGCTTTGAACAGTTTGCCCCTGAAAGGTTATACAATTGCTAAACGGGAAGTTAAAAAAAATGGGCTACGGGCATTACAATTTTCCGTCGAGGTAAAAGAAATTGACGGACATCCACATCCGCATCGGGGGCTTGCAGAAATTACAGAGATTATTCATCAATCCAAATTGCCTGAGGAAGTTAAACAGGGAGCATTACAAAGTTTCAAAAGACTTGCGGAGGTGGAGGCAGAAGTTCATGGGACAACCCCAGATACAATACATTTTCATGAAGTCGGTGCTATCGATGCTATTGTTGACATTGTAAGTGCTCATTGGTGCTGGTGGTATTTGAAAATTCAAAAAGGATATTGCTCCGTAGTAAACACAGGAGGTGGCACGGTTACATGTGCCCATGGAACATTACCCGTGCCTGCACCTGCAACCGCTTTACTGCTTCGAAATTACACCATATTAACAGGGACATGCGATAGCGAGCTTACAACACCGACAGGAGCGGTATTGCTCAATAGCTTTGCAAAACCTACAGGGGAACCTGTTCCACCGTTCAACATCGTAAATATAGGTACAGGAGCTGGGTCAAAAGATATTCCCAATAGAGCAAATGTCTTCCGCTTATTTATCGGCGAGTGCCCAGAGGAAACACGGAGTTGTTCCGAAGAAATCTGGGTCGTTGAAACAAACATCGATGATATGAGCGGTGAACTCATTCCCGTTGCAATTGAAGAATTACTCTCTGCGGGTGCTCGTGATGCCTTCATTATCCCAACAATTGCAAAAAAGGGTAGACCTGCATATCTCCTTACCGTGTTATGTGAAGCATCTCTGCTTCCAGCAATGCGACAAATCCTCTTCGAAAAGACAAGCACATTCGGCATTCGTTACCGAAAAGAAATGCGAACTATACTCGAAAGAAAATGGATACCTGTTGAGACACCTTGGGGTAAAGTAAATGTCAAAATAGGGTACCTCGGCAAAAATATATACCAGATAAGCCCCGAATTTGAGGAATGCCATGCTATTGCAAAGACTTACAACATCCCACTACAAGAAATTTACCACCATGCTATAACCCTCGCACAAAAAACACTAAAATAA
- the larB gene encoding nickel pincer cofactor biosynthesis protein LarB, whose amino-acid sequence MEPKTIKEILTEIQQGKITIDEAIEKLRFVPYENLYDAKVDHHRPLRKGFPETIFCPGKTAEQIIRICKAMLSHETNILATRCSRDIFEIVKREIPQAEYVELAQAFRVISKPIRYREGYIAVVSAGTGDTPVAEEASITCDTYGSRVERIYDVGVAGIHRLFDQLPKIRESVAIIVCAGMEGALPSVVAGLVNKPVIGVPTSIGYGTNFKGVSALLGMLNTCASGLAVVNIDNGFGAGTFAVTIHQLVSPVCE is encoded by the coding sequence ATGGAACCAAAAACTATTAAAGAAATACTCACAGAGATTCAGCAAGGAAAGATTACTATTGATGAAGCAATAGAGAAATTAAGATTTGTTCCTTACGAAAATTTATATGATGCAAAGGTAGACCATCATCGCCCACTACGTAAGGGATTTCCTGAAACAATATTTTGTCCTGGGAAAACAGCGGAGCAGATTATTCGCATTTGTAAAGCGATGCTATCTCATGAAACAAATATACTTGCAACACGGTGTAGTAGGGATATTTTTGAAATAGTGAAGCGTGAGATACCACAGGCGGAATACGTTGAACTGGCTCAAGCATTCCGAGTTATTTCCAAACCTATTCGTTATCGTGAAGGCTACATTGCGGTTGTGTCTGCTGGAACAGGTGATACCCCCGTAGCGGAGGAGGCAAGTATTACCTGCGATACTTATGGTTCTCGTGTCGAACGGATTTATGACGTTGGCGTTGCGGGAATACATCGACTGTTTGACCAGTTACCAAAAATACGAGAATCGGTAGCGATTATTGTCTGTGCTGGAATGGAAGGTGCATTACCCAGCGTTGTCGCTGGGTTAGTGAATAAGCCCGTTATTGGAGTGCCGACCAGCATTGGTTATGGCACAAATTTTAAGGGAGTATCTGCCCTTTTAGGAATGCTGAATACATGTGCCTCAGGGCTTGCGGTTGTGAATATTGATAATGGTTTCGGGGCAGGAACATTTGCAGTGACCATACATCAATTAGTTTCACCTGTTTGTGAATAA